In Candidatus Zixiibacteriota bacterium, the genomic stretch TGCGGTTGTGCGCCGCCATGCCGGGGGGGATCCAGGACGCAGCGGGCTGCTCACCGCCGTGCAGGATCTTGGGAAAGACCTCCCGGTTGATCGCCAGAGCGAACGCCTTGCGCACGCGCGGGTCGTCGAAGGGCTTCCGGTCGGTCGCAAAGCCGTAGTACTCGCCGCGCAGCTGGGGCACGCGTCGGAAGCCGCGGACTCTGGAGAGCCGCTTCTTCTCGACGCTCGGGATGCTGTAGTTGTCCATGAAATGGAGCCGCCCCTGCTCGTACATCGCGAGCGCCGTGGTCGGTTCGTTGACCATCAGAAAGCTGACCCGCTCGACCGCCGGCTTGCCGCGGAAGAACCTGGGATTCGCCCGGAGCTCGATTTCGCTTTCATGGCGCCACGCGCTGAGCAGGAAGGGGCCGTTGGTCACGATGTTCTCCGGGTCGGTCCAGCGCGACCGGTGCATCTCTACGACGTCGCGGCGCTGCGGAAACGTCACCTCGAAGGTCGTGAGCGGCAGGAAATAAGAGACCGGCTGGCGCAGCTGCACGACCAGGGTACGATCGTCCGTCGCCCGGACCCCGACGGCCGCGGGGTCGGCGATCTTGCCTTCGTGGAACTCCCGGGCGTTGACGACGTCGAAAAGGATGTAGGCGTATTCCGACGCCGTTCCGGGGTCGAGCAGCCGCTTCCACGAATACTCGAAATCGTGCGCGCGCACCGGCTGACCGTCGCTCCACAGCACGTCGTCCCGCAGGTGAAAGACGAAGCGCCGGCCGCCGTCCTGAATGTCCCAGGACTTCGCCACGGCCGGCACCGGCTCGAGATTGCGGCCGAGCTCGGTGAGGCCGACCATCAGGTTGGTGATCACCTTGAAAGAAGCGTGGTCGGTCGCCAGCGACCAGTCGAGCGTCGGCGGCTCGGTGGCGATGTTGACCCGAAAATGGTCGGCCGAGCCGGGGGCCGAGAGATCCTGCCGCGACTGGCACGCCGCGCACAGCAACACCAGCGCGAGCACGCGCCGCCGCGGCCGCCAGATGGAACGGATGGAGAATCGCAAGGGAGAACCGCTTGCTTCCGCGTCGTATTGCCTCTATTAGTAGCGGAAGCCCATTCGCGCTTCAAGAAAGGAGGCGGGCATGGAGGCCAGGGAGCTCCTGCAGAAACACATCGTCGTGGAGGGACATCGCGACGTCTACGAGCAGCTCTACCGGTTGTCGATCGGCGAGACCGCCCCGCTCCGCGACGCGATCGCGCCGCGCCTGATCCGCGACGGAATCAACGTCTGCGTCTACGCGATCAGCGGCGACTCCTACTCCCACTCGCAGAACACCGGACGCTACCTGGAGACGGCGCTCGACCAGATCGACATGTTCCTCGAGGAGGCGCCGCGGTCCGAAGGCATGATCCAGCTCGTCCGCACGCGCGGCGATCTTCCTTCGGCGGTGGAGCCGGGAACCGTCAAGTTCCTGCTCCACTTCGAGGGCTGCATGCCGCTGCGCGGGAGCCTGCACAACCTCAGGAACTTCTACCGGCTCGGGCTGCGGTCGATCCAGCCGGTGTGGAACTTCCGCAACGAGCTCGGCGACGGGGTCTGGGAAACCCGCACCGGCGGGGGGCTGACCAATTTCGGGGTCGAGGTGATCAAGGAGGCCAACCGCCTCGGCATGGTGGTCGACCTCTCGCACATGAACCGCCAGGGGTTCTTCCAGAGCCTCGAGGTCGCCACCGCGCCGCTGATCGTCAGCCATGCCAACGCCTGCGGCATGCTGGAAAACCCACGCAATCTCGACGACGACCAGCTCAAGGCGATCGCACGCCAGGGCGGGTTGGTGGGAATCCTGGCGCTGCCCGAACGCGTCGCGAGGAAGGATGCGACGCTCGACGACCTGATCAAGCACCTGGAATACATGATCGACCTGATCGGCATCGAGCACGTCGCCCTCGGGATGGATTTCGTCAAGTACGACGGCCCCCGCACGCTCAAGGACCGCCACCACCCGCTCCACAAGCCGCCGCTGGTCAAGGGCTTCGAGGAGATCGAGGACCTGCCCAACCTGATCGACGGCCTGCTGCGGCGCGGTTACAGGGAAGAGGACATCGCCGCGATCCTGGGAGGGAACTACCTGCGGGTGCTCAGGACGATCCTGCCCGAACGGTCCGTGATCTGACCGGCCCGCGTTTTGTCTTGCGCGACGATCTGCGCTCGTTGTAAAAACTAGCGAGCCGCGCCCGACCGACTGCGGCCATCCGCGAAAGGAGACTACAAAGGTGTCGAAGAAGATCGCCATCGTGCTCACCGCCGCTCTCCTGTGGGGAGCGCTCTCCTGGACCCGGCCCGCTGAGGCCCGCATCATCGTCGGCCTTTCTTCCGTCAACGTGGCGTTTCTGCCGGTTTACGTCACGCAGGAAAAGGG encodes the following:
- a CDS encoding dipeptidase; translation: MEARELLQKHIVVEGHRDVYEQLYRLSIGETAPLRDAIAPRLIRDGINVCVYAISGDSYSHSQNTGRYLETALDQIDMFLEEAPRSEGMIQLVRTRGDLPSAVEPGTVKFLLHFEGCMPLRGSLHNLRNFYRLGLRSIQPVWNFRNELGDGVWETRTGGGLTNFGVEVIKEANRLGMVVDLSHMNRQGFFQSLEVATAPLIVSHANACGMLENPRNLDDDQLKAIARQGGLVGILALPERVARKDATLDDLIKHLEYMIDLIGIEHVALGMDFVKYDGPRTLKDRHHPLHKPPLVKGFEEIEDLPNLIDGLLRRGYREEDIAAILGGNYLRVLRTILPERSVI
- a CDS encoding peptide ABC transporter substrate-binding protein, with amino-acid sequence MRFSIRSIWRPRRRVLALVLLCAACQSRQDLSAPGSADHFRVNIATEPPTLDWSLATDHASFKVITNLMVGLTELGRNLEPVPAVAKSWDIQDGGRRFVFHLRDDVLWSDGQPVRAHDFEYSWKRLLDPGTASEYAYILFDVVNAREFHEGKIADPAAVGVRATDDRTLVVQLRQPVSYFLPLTTFEVTFPQRRDVVEMHRSRWTDPENIVTNGPFLLSAWRHESEIELRANPRFFRGKPAVERVSFLMVNEPTTALAMYEQGRLHFMDNYSIPSVEKKRLSRVRGFRRVPQLRGEYYGFATDRKPFDDPRVRKAFALAINREVFPKILHGGEQPAASWIPPGMAAHNRKIGLPFNPVEARRLLREAGYPEGRGFPPVVLGYNTQESHKLAAEAVQGMWQRNLNVLVRLENQEWKVYLKKLQNDPFPVFRSGWGADYPDPDNFMKLFTSGSGNNNTRWKNPRYDRLVEAAAHEFDLRRRVKLYDEAQRILCESEVPMIPLFWTAESTLLNPHFTGLELNGMARLELRHVRPAPPDDATP